A portion of the Malania oleifera isolate guangnan ecotype guangnan chromosome 3, ASM2987363v1, whole genome shotgun sequence genome contains these proteins:
- the LOC131150782 gene encoding vacuole membrane protein KMS1 isoform X2, with protein sequence MSISGLREKHQRDLENLTLTTQPFRTMKFFTLAVIQYLKRSILYLLAKGGWILLLSTVIVAVGIFFMTDDGPHEKHFEEILQYFQFGLWWTALGVASSIGLGSGLHTFVLYLGPHIALFTIKAMQCGRIDLKSAPYDTIQLKRGPSWLDKDCSEFGPPLFPSAHGLQVPLSSILPQVQVEAILWGVGTALGELPPYFISRAAHISGSKVDAMEELDVSSNEDNGIIATRLKQIKRWFLSHAQYLNFFTILVLASVPNPLFDLAGIMCGQFGIPFWKFFIATLLGKAIIKTHIQTVFIISVCNNQLLDWVENKLIRILGLIPGLASVLPNLIAKLHTIKDKYMATTPPMPSNAKWDFSFASIWNTVVWLMLMNFFVKIVTAAAQRFLKKQQEMELAALTNELAATKGSNNESDSVS encoded by the exons ATGTCGATCTCAG GACTCCGTGAAAAGCATCAACGGGATCTAGAAAATTTGACATTAACAACACAGCCATTCAGAACTATGAAATTTTTTACTTTGGCTGTTATTCAATATCTTAAGCGATCAATATTATATCTTTTGGCTAAAGGTGGATGGATTTTGCTTTTGAGTACTGTGATAGTCGCTGTTGGAATTTTTTTTATGACCGATGATGGTCCTCATGAAAAG CATTTTGAGGAGATCCTTCAATATTTCCAGTTTGGATTGTGGTGGACAGCTCTCGGTGTTGCATCTTCTATTGGTCTTG GATCTGGTTTGCACACTTTTGTCCTTTATCTGGGCCCTCATATCGCCCTTTTCACAATAAAAGCAATGCAATGTGGACGAATTGATTTAAAAAGTGCTCCATATGATACAATCCAATTGAAAAGAGGTCCATCGTGGCTTGACAAGGATTGTTCTGAATTTGGTCCGCCTTTGTTTCCATCAGCACATGGTTTGCAGGTCCCACTTAGCAGCATATTGCCACAGGTCCAGGTAGAGGCTATCCTGTGGGGTGTTGGGACTGCCCTTGGAGAGCTGCCTCCATATTTTATATCCAGAGCAG CGCACATATCTGGTAGCAAAGTAGATGCAATGGAAGAATTGGATGTTTCTTCAAACGAAGATAATGGGATCATAGCTACAAGACTTAAACAAATCAAACGCTGGTTCTTATCCCATGCACAATATTTGAACTTCTTTACAATTTTAGTGCTTGCTTCG GTGCCAAATCCTCTTTTTGACCTTGCTGGCATCATGTGTGGGCAATTTGGTATTCCGTTTTGGAAGTTTTTTATTGCAACATTGCTTGGAAAGGCAATTATCAAGACTCACATACAG ACTGTTTTCATAATATCAGTTTGCAATAATCAACTTCTTGATTGGGTGGAAAATAAATTGATCCGTATACTTGGTCTTATACCTGGTTTGGCTTCTGTCCTGCCCAATCTTATTGCCAAACTGCACACCATCAAAGACAAGTATATGGCTACAACGCCCCCTATGCCCTCAAATGCCAAG TGGGATTTCTCATTTGCTTCCATCTGGAATACTGTCGTGTGGCTCATGCTCATGAACTTCTTCGTCAAGATTGTGACTGCTGCTGCTCAGAGGTTTCTTAAGAAACAGCAGGAAATGGAGTTAGCTGCATTGACAAACGAACTTGCAGCAACGAAAGGCTCAAACAATGAGTCTGATTCTGTTTCTTGA
- the LOC131150782 gene encoding vacuole membrane protein KMS1 isoform X1 has translation MSISGLREKHQRDLENLTLTTQPFRTMKFFTLAVIQYLKRSILYLLAKGGWILLLSTVIVAVGIFFMTDDGPHEKHFEEILQYFQFGLWWTALGVASSIGLGSGLHTFVLYLGPHIALFTIKAMQCGRIDLKSAPYDTIQLKRGPSWLDKDCSEFGPPLFPSAHGLQVPLSSILPQVQVEAILWGVGTALGELPPYFISRAAHISGSKVDAMEELDVSSNEDNGIIATRLKQIKRWFLSHAQYLNFFTILVLASVPNPLFDLAGIMCGQFGIPFWKFFIATLLGKAIIKTHIQTVFIISVCNNQLLDWVENKLIRILGLIPGLASVLPNLIAKLHTIKDKYMATTPPMPSNAKKWDFSFASIWNTVVWLMLMNFFVKIVTAAAQRFLKKQQEMELAALTNELAATKGSNNESDSVS, from the exons ATGTCGATCTCAG GACTCCGTGAAAAGCATCAACGGGATCTAGAAAATTTGACATTAACAACACAGCCATTCAGAACTATGAAATTTTTTACTTTGGCTGTTATTCAATATCTTAAGCGATCAATATTATATCTTTTGGCTAAAGGTGGATGGATTTTGCTTTTGAGTACTGTGATAGTCGCTGTTGGAATTTTTTTTATGACCGATGATGGTCCTCATGAAAAG CATTTTGAGGAGATCCTTCAATATTTCCAGTTTGGATTGTGGTGGACAGCTCTCGGTGTTGCATCTTCTATTGGTCTTG GATCTGGTTTGCACACTTTTGTCCTTTATCTGGGCCCTCATATCGCCCTTTTCACAATAAAAGCAATGCAATGTGGACGAATTGATTTAAAAAGTGCTCCATATGATACAATCCAATTGAAAAGAGGTCCATCGTGGCTTGACAAGGATTGTTCTGAATTTGGTCCGCCTTTGTTTCCATCAGCACATGGTTTGCAGGTCCCACTTAGCAGCATATTGCCACAGGTCCAGGTAGAGGCTATCCTGTGGGGTGTTGGGACTGCCCTTGGAGAGCTGCCTCCATATTTTATATCCAGAGCAG CGCACATATCTGGTAGCAAAGTAGATGCAATGGAAGAATTGGATGTTTCTTCAAACGAAGATAATGGGATCATAGCTACAAGACTTAAACAAATCAAACGCTGGTTCTTATCCCATGCACAATATTTGAACTTCTTTACAATTTTAGTGCTTGCTTCG GTGCCAAATCCTCTTTTTGACCTTGCTGGCATCATGTGTGGGCAATTTGGTATTCCGTTTTGGAAGTTTTTTATTGCAACATTGCTTGGAAAGGCAATTATCAAGACTCACATACAG ACTGTTTTCATAATATCAGTTTGCAATAATCAACTTCTTGATTGGGTGGAAAATAAATTGATCCGTATACTTGGTCTTATACCTGGTTTGGCTTCTGTCCTGCCCAATCTTATTGCCAAACTGCACACCATCAAAGACAAGTATATGGCTACAACGCCCCCTATGCCCTCAAATGCCAAG AAGTGGGATTTCTCATTTGCTTCCATCTGGAATACTGTCGTGTGGCTCATGCTCATGAACTTCTTCGTCAAGATTGTGACTGCTGCTGCTCAGAGGTTTCTTAAGAAACAGCAGGAAATGGAGTTAGCTGCATTGACAAACGAACTTGCAGCAACGAAAGGCTCAAACAATGAGTCTGATTCTGTTTCTTGA
- the LOC131150782 gene encoding vacuole membrane protein KMS1 isoform X3 codes for MKFFTLAVIQYLKRSILYLLAKGGWILLLSTVIVAVGIFFMTDDGPHEKHFEEILQYFQFGLWWTALGVASSIGLGSGLHTFVLYLGPHIALFTIKAMQCGRIDLKSAPYDTIQLKRGPSWLDKDCSEFGPPLFPSAHGLQVPLSSILPQVQVEAILWGVGTALGELPPYFISRAAHISGSKVDAMEELDVSSNEDNGIIATRLKQIKRWFLSHAQYLNFFTILVLASVPNPLFDLAGIMCGQFGIPFWKFFIATLLGKAIIKTHIQTVFIISVCNNQLLDWVENKLIRILGLIPGLASVLPNLIAKLHTIKDKYMATTPPMPSNAKKWDFSFASIWNTVVWLMLMNFFVKIVTAAAQRFLKKQQEMELAALTNELAATKGSNNESDSVS; via the exons ATGAAATTTTTTACTTTGGCTGTTATTCAATATCTTAAGCGATCAATATTATATCTTTTGGCTAAAGGTGGATGGATTTTGCTTTTGAGTACTGTGATAGTCGCTGTTGGAATTTTTTTTATGACCGATGATGGTCCTCATGAAAAG CATTTTGAGGAGATCCTTCAATATTTCCAGTTTGGATTGTGGTGGACAGCTCTCGGTGTTGCATCTTCTATTGGTCTTG GATCTGGTTTGCACACTTTTGTCCTTTATCTGGGCCCTCATATCGCCCTTTTCACAATAAAAGCAATGCAATGTGGACGAATTGATTTAAAAAGTGCTCCATATGATACAATCCAATTGAAAAGAGGTCCATCGTGGCTTGACAAGGATTGTTCTGAATTTGGTCCGCCTTTGTTTCCATCAGCACATGGTTTGCAGGTCCCACTTAGCAGCATATTGCCACAGGTCCAGGTAGAGGCTATCCTGTGGGGTGTTGGGACTGCCCTTGGAGAGCTGCCTCCATATTTTATATCCAGAGCAG CGCACATATCTGGTAGCAAAGTAGATGCAATGGAAGAATTGGATGTTTCTTCAAACGAAGATAATGGGATCATAGCTACAAGACTTAAACAAATCAAACGCTGGTTCTTATCCCATGCACAATATTTGAACTTCTTTACAATTTTAGTGCTTGCTTCG GTGCCAAATCCTCTTTTTGACCTTGCTGGCATCATGTGTGGGCAATTTGGTATTCCGTTTTGGAAGTTTTTTATTGCAACATTGCTTGGAAAGGCAATTATCAAGACTCACATACAG ACTGTTTTCATAATATCAGTTTGCAATAATCAACTTCTTGATTGGGTGGAAAATAAATTGATCCGTATACTTGGTCTTATACCTGGTTTGGCTTCTGTCCTGCCCAATCTTATTGCCAAACTGCACACCATCAAAGACAAGTATATGGCTACAACGCCCCCTATGCCCTCAAATGCCAAG AAGTGGGATTTCTCATTTGCTTCCATCTGGAATACTGTCGTGTGGCTCATGCTCATGAACTTCTTCGTCAAGATTGTGACTGCTGCTGCTCAGAGGTTTCTTAAGAAACAGCAGGAAATGGAGTTAGCTGCATTGACAAACGAACTTGCAGCAACGAAAGGCTCAAACAATGAGTCTGATTCTGTTTCTTGA